The Nostoc sp. 'Lobaria pulmonaria (5183) cyanobiont' DNA window TTATTCCCCTCAGCCACAATGTTAGTTGTCAGCAGTTGCGCGAGAAAATGGCTGAACTAATTCCTCAAGACACTCAAATTGAGACGGTGCTAGAGCTTGGTGCAGGTACGGCTGGTGGAGCGCTGGCCCTAGCACGGCGGTTTCCACAGGCCACTTTTCGCATTACTGATGTTTCGCCTTACATGCTGGTGATTAGTCAGCACAAGTTTAACAAGGCTGGATTTAGTGAGCGAGCTTCTTTTGAGCAGGTGGACGCCCGTAACACTGGCTACCCTGACAACTCCTTCGATCTTGTCACGTCATCACTACTCTTCCACGAGACGCCTAAAGAGTGGACGCCTAAGATTCTTAAAGAGATGTACCGGATTACCAAACCTGGAGGTTGGGTACTATACGCTGACACCTATCGGGGTGAATACGCCCTGAGCGCTTCTTTTCAAGAACCGTGGTTGGATGACTTTATCCATTTCAACTTCGAGTACGAGTTTGCGAAAGCAGGTTTTACAAAACTCAATTACATCCGCTATGCCGTGGGTTTGTGGTATATGGTTGGCCGGAAGCTAGAAATGTGAGGATAAAACAAGCACTTTATACTAAGTCGATGCAACTAAGATACAGGTTGGGTTCTTGGCAACTTTTGGTGATCATTAAAGGTGAGGCGCTTTAAGGCAGAAGGGTTTTAAGAGTTTGCCTGTTGTCGTAGAACTTGTGACAAAGACCAATAGGTGATACAAATGGAAACACTCACGAATAACAACCAAAGCCAATCGATTTACGACGTAATCATTTCCGGGGCCGGTCCAGTAGGACTTTTCCTGGCCTGTGAACTGGCCTTGGCCAAATGTTCAGTCCTGATACTGGAAAAGGCGGAGAATCCGCACTCGCCCTTAAAGCAGCTTCCTTTTGGGATACGGGGACTCTCGGCGCCTACTATTGAAGCGCTTTACCGTCGTGGGTTGCTAAAAGAACTTGAGATACATAAACGCCTTAAAGACCCTCACAAAACCTCAGCCCTTGGACAAGGGTCACAACCCCGTCGTCAGGGAGGACACTTCGCGGGCATTCCATTTCTTGACAGCAATATTGACCCTTCACAATGGAAGTATCGCCTCCCAAGCTCAACCGACACCAGTTTGATATCTGAAATCGAGGAGCTTGAATCTGTGCTGTCTCGCCGAGCAGAAGTCTTGGGTGTAGAAATCAAGCGCGGGCTTGCCATTACTGACTTTCATCAAACCGAGGACGGAGTAACTGTTCAGTCAGGTGACCAATCTTTTAAAAGTAAATGGCTCGTGGGTTGCGATGGAAGCCGTAGTGTTGTTCGCAAGGTGGGCGGTTTTGAATTCGCCGGTACGGAGCCAGAATTTACCGGCTACTCTGCTCAGGTTGACATTGGCGACCTGGAGAAGCTCAGTCCAGGCCGAAACGTGACGCCAACAGGCATGTACTTCCAATCCCAGCCAGGTTACCTAATAATGCAGGATTTTGATGGCGGGGCATTTCATAATGCAGAAAAGCCAATCACGCTTGAACACGTGCAGGAGGTTCTACGCCGCATTTCGAACACCGACGTTACTATCAATGCTCTGCATATCGTGACCACATGGACTGACCGAGCACGGCAGGCCACAACCTACCGCAACGGACGGATTCTTTTAGCTGGCGATGCCGCGCACATTCATTCGCCGTTGGGAGGTCAAGGGCTTAACCTTGGACTGGGCGATGCCATGAACCTGGGCTGGAAGCTCGCCGCAACCATCCATAATATTGCGCCGTCAGGCTTGTTGAACAGTTATCATACTGAACGACACCTAATTGGTGCACAGGTTCTGGATTGGTCACGCGCCCAGGTTGCAATCATGAGACCAGACCCACATGCGCGCGCGCTGAATGCAATTGTCCGCGACCTTATGAACACGCGCGATGGTGCCACCTATATTGCAGGAAGGGTTTGGGGTGTTTTCATGCATTACAATCTCGGTGGCGCCCACCCTTTAGTAGGCCACAGCGTTCCCAATTTTGAGTTCGAAGACGGTACGAGGATTGGCGAGCTAATGCACGATGGCCACGGGATACTGCTTGATTTCGATATGAATGCTTCACTTAAAACTTTGGCGAGTGAATACGGCGACCGAATGAAGTATGTTTCGGGCCGGGCGAAAGAACAATTAGGCTTGAGCACTGTACTGATACGTCCTGATGGGATTATCACCTGGGCTTCTGACAGCGAACCTGATGAGCAATCAATCAGACAAGCGGTTGCTCTGTGGTTAGCACTGTCATCGTTCGTGACAAAAATTCAGATCCAACTTTAAGACAAGATTGTGATGTAGAGGTTCTGTAACCCAAGAAACGCAGGAATTTCTATTGATCGCGATCGGATCTCTCAATGCAAGTAGAATAATGAAACGATCGCCCGATCGCCCTCCAAACCTGATTATTTCTAATCTGGAAACAAACTGGAGACTCAAATGACCCCAGCAACGATAGCAACACCAAAAAAAGAATCACCTCTTCTGTTTGAGGGAATGACCTGGAGAGAGTTCAAAGCAGTTGAGCAATTGTTAGACCGTCCAGGATATCGGCTCTCTTTTCTGAATGGAATTCTGGAAATACGACGAATGCCTGGAGAACCCCACGAAACTGTTAAAAAGAGGATTGCTGCATTATTGGAACTTTACCTGCTCATGGCAGGGTTCGACTTTACTCCAACTGGCTCAAGGACTCTGGAAAGTGAAACAGTCGCCGTCAAGCGAGAGGCGGATGAATCTTATAAACTTGCTCCTGGTCGGATGCTACCCGATCTGGCGATCGAGGTGGTATTTTCCAGTGGCGGCATCAACAAACTGGACGCATACAAGCGGTTGAAGATCAAGGAAGTGTGGTTTTGGGAAGATGGTGTGTTAGAAGTCTATCATCTGCGGGGAGAAGGCAATACACTTCACTATGAAAAGGTTTCTAGTAGTGAAGAGGTGAAAGGAATCGATCTAGATTTGTTGTTACGTTGCATGAATATGGTGAATCACGTAGAGGCGATCAAGACTTTTCAACAGGCGCTCCAGAAATAAGCGATCGCACATACTTATGGGATGCTGGGTTTCACGCTTGAAAACTGCTATGAAAAACGATTTTGCTCAGCGTAGAGACTTTAAGCT harbors:
- a CDS encoding class I SAM-dependent methyltransferase, whose translation is MPRWNAEKKQAYRTEVIQRITAAMPSVMQEYASINWAEELKGYRTEHEYYPDYIHAPIHGATDSYTNPQSCLGWDAAMDAIIPLSHNVSCQQLREKMAELIPQDTQIETVLELGAGTAGGALALARRFPQATFRITDVSPYMLVISQHKFNKAGFSERASFEQVDARNTGYPDNSFDLVTSSLLFHETPKEWTPKILKEMYRITKPGGWVLYADTYRGEYALSASFQEPWLDDFIHFNFEYEFAKAGFTKLNYIRYAVGLWYMVGRKLEM
- a CDS encoding FAD-dependent monooxygenase, encoding METLTNNNQSQSIYDVIISGAGPVGLFLACELALAKCSVLILEKAENPHSPLKQLPFGIRGLSAPTIEALYRRGLLKELEIHKRLKDPHKTSALGQGSQPRRQGGHFAGIPFLDSNIDPSQWKYRLPSSTDTSLISEIEELESVLSRRAEVLGVEIKRGLAITDFHQTEDGVTVQSGDQSFKSKWLVGCDGSRSVVRKVGGFEFAGTEPEFTGYSAQVDIGDLEKLSPGRNVTPTGMYFQSQPGYLIMQDFDGGAFHNAEKPITLEHVQEVLRRISNTDVTINALHIVTTWTDRARQATTYRNGRILLAGDAAHIHSPLGGQGLNLGLGDAMNLGWKLAATIHNIAPSGLLNSYHTERHLIGAQVLDWSRAQVAIMRPDPHARALNAIVRDLMNTRDGATYIAGRVWGVFMHYNLGGAHPLVGHSVPNFEFEDGTRIGELMHDGHGILLDFDMNASLKTLASEYGDRMKYVSGRAKEQLGLSTVLIRPDGIITWASDSEPDEQSIRQAVALWLALSSFVTKIQIQL
- a CDS encoding Uma2 family endonuclease → MTPATIATPKKESPLLFEGMTWREFKAVEQLLDRPGYRLSFLNGILEIRRMPGEPHETVKKRIAALLELYLLMAGFDFTPTGSRTLESETVAVKREADESYKLAPGRMLPDLAIEVVFSSGGINKLDAYKRLKIKEVWFWEDGVLEVYHLRGEGNTLHYEKVSSSEEVKGIDLDLLLRCMNMVNHVEAIKTFQQALQK